CTGGAGATTTTTACTTTGCTCCTCACCTTGGATGGAATAAAAGCCTCTAAAGCCGGTGTGCCTCTTGGTGTTTGAGAAGTCTGAGTGGAACAAAAGGGAGAGGCAGCCACCCGGGGAGGAGAAAAGTGACGGATTAACGGTGGTCTGAAGCTCCTCAAACTCCTTTGTGCCGCACAAAATGGAAATTAATTTTCCATTTGAAAAGATCTGGGGGAAGAAGATGAGAAACAAAATCAGAAAATAGTATGTAGAGGGTATTAATGTCATTTAATAACCTTGATGGCCtctcaccttcactgcatcgtTTTCACAGTTATGGCTATCCTCCAGGTCCAGGTGGATGAACCTGATGGAGAGGGCATGGCCTTTGGGGGCACACCTGCTCCAGTTTAGGCTGGCATAAGGTAAGTATCCACTGGGATAACCTGGAGACTCCAGCCATCCCAGCAGCATGCAGTAGGTCGAGTGGAACAGCAGGAGAAGCAGGAGACTGAGGAAAATgatgcaagaaaaaaagaaagaaagaaaagttgaGAGAAATGTAAATGATGTAGTTGGATGTCTCGATAATCACTCCTCCCTCATTTGttgtgaaaattaaaaagaatCCAAACCCACCTTGATCTTAACATCTTGTTCTGGTCAAATCTCTTCTCAAATAAAGCCTCCTTCCCTTTTTCATAATAATATATTTTCCATTTCATGATTTTTCTGCTGACCCCTTCCTCTCTTGCTCACATTTTGCACCCGTAAGCatttaaaaatctatttgtagatttgtttttctttgtgcgTTTGTAGCAACAGAAGAGCGACTGTGGAGCAACAGGAAGCCAAACCGAGCCAAAAGATTTTTAGTAGTTTTGCACTTTTACACTCGGCACTGATCCTCCACCAGTGGGACAAAGACTGTTTAAACAATGGAGTTAGGGTGAAAGGAAAAGGCGTAGTGGACAAAGGAAATATTTCTTCATCCAGTTAAGAGTGCCAAAATCAGCACTTTGTCCTATAGCTACAGTACGGAAACACATTTACAGTTTACATCGTGATGAGAGGGCTAGCACAGGAAGGAAATgaggagcgagagagagacagagatacaGAGAGGCGAGGGGGGGGGGAATAGTAGATGAGGGTCACTGGGGCTTTCCACTGTGTAGGAATAGAAAAGACATGAGAAGTAGGTAAGACTGAGTGAGGAGGGGGAACAAATCAGAGACGAGACGTCAGAAGGAGAGTGGAGGCAGAAGAACCTGAGCAGCGACTGTGTGAACatcagaaaaagagagaagcgATCGAGAGAGTTGACTGCTGGTGGTGTTCTCGGACCCAAGGTTCAGAATCATCAGGCTTAGGAGCACGTTTAAAGGAAGCAGGCACTCATAGTTTAGAGATTTTAAACAAAGGTGGAGGACTGTACTTGAATGGGATACACATAGCTGAAATGGACTGCAAAAACAATGAGTACGAGAATAATGGGAGGTGCTGCGATCGCTGCGAAGCAGGTCAGTCAACAGGACAATGTTTCAGTTCCTAACATTTCGCTTTAGTTAACAAAGTTCTTTACAGGACGCACAATATTTTTCGTGTATTTTCATTACCCGGGGTCTAATTCATAGCTCTGTTTGTTTCCTCCTATCAGGACAGTACATGAAGGCTGAGTGTGATGGCACAAAGAAGACAGAGTGTGCTACATGTGAACACGGGACCTACACAGCCTCGCAAAATCACTTGATAAAATGCCGACCCTGCAAGGAGTGCAGTCCCAGTAAgtcacacagatgcacacacagcgCTGCACATAGTTCTAAAAGATAAGGCAACAAAACAGAGAACCACAACCCAGCCTTCTCTTCtctaaaagaaatgcaaaaatatagaaatataaagTATTTATTGGGAGTTGGGAGTGCACAGTAATAATGTTGCAGATTGTGAAAGCCTATACCTGTAATAATACATGTCATTTTGCTATTGTTTCTTCATGTGAACACCATCACAAATCCACTTCCTAAACATCTTCTTCTTTCGATTTTAATGTCACTGTAAAGTCCACGTAGCTGAGCTCAGATTTACCTTTAAACCACTGACTTAAACTTTTGTTaacttgcatttttttaaacagcaaaggaactttcatttttcaaattCAACACTTAAAATATTTCGGAGTTCAGAAATTGTTGTGTGGGTTAACAGTGTTATTTAGGTTCAGTCACTTTGAGCTGCAGACCAACCACGCCATCTACTCACGAATGCATTtaaaaccacacacatacaaaaaagaTCTCCCTTTCACTCTTTCAGGTAACCATCAGCAGCTATTAACTCCTTGCTCAGCTAAAAATGACACAGTATGTGAGTGTCTGCCAGGTTTCTACTGTGAAAGTGTTGCTTGTGATCACTGCAGGCCTATGCATCGCTGTCAACTCGGTGAAGGGGTCAAGATTCCAGGTAGCCTTCAGCTATAAAATTCATAATAAATCATCATTTTCTAGAGTCGTAATTTTCTTGACATTTCTGTGCCATGCAGTCTGGTGAATAAAATAACCCTGCATTTCATTTCTACTTACAGCCAGTACCACAAGCGATGTAATCTGTGCCCCATGTGAAAAGGGGACATTCAGCAATGTAACAGATTTCCAGTCACCCTGCAGACCTCATACCAGGTAAGACTGCATCACAACTATTATTgctattatcattattattcttAATGAAGCTGAAGGACTGTGTGTTGTAAGCAGACTGTGAGTGAATTAGTCATCCATTGACACAGAGCAGAAATGAGTGTCTTGGTTTCGGTCGGCGCCCTCAGTCTACAAACTCGAAACATTCAGCATCCCACATCCCACATCCTACATCCTACATCCTACCTACTGTAAATATATTTCATCCAGACTGTAAAAAATTGTTTCCCAACCTTGTAGgaggcccttttttttttgtttgttttacattcCTTTTGCAGAGTTTTTGTAGGACAAACGtctagattttaaaaaatatccttTAATCTGCCATTCTCTGGATATTTAGTGTCTTTAACTGCTGTTTTTTCAGATGTGAGGACTACGGAAGAGTGCTGAAAATTCCAGGAACCAATAAAACTGATGCAGTTTGTGGAGATTTCAAATCTTGTAAGTCTTGAGTTTAATCTTTGTTTGAAATCTAGTTTAAAAAATGTGCTTGTGTGGTTAGCGGATGTGCTTATGCTGAGTGattcactgagttcctgttGACGTTATGTTTCTGTTACATGACCTATAATTAAGAAGGGAAGTCAAAGATGTACTGATGAAAAATTCCTTCATAAGGAATGTAAAACACTCCGCTGCAGTTATTATGTGTGATTTAATGAACTGATTTAAATGTTTAGCTCCCTGGACCTCAATATCACTCTGGTTCAATCTCACTACATCTATAGTTTGCCTTAAAACAAAACGGCCACACAAGTAGCCAGCGTAAAGTGACCAAGTTCCAACAAACTAAATGTGAGAAAGAGAGTTTAATAAGTATAAACAGAAGATAACATTTGCTTTTATACGTTTTTAAGCAATCGCTTGCGTCAGCTCCTCACCATCTTTGTGTCTCGCTGAGGATGCATCCaaatttttaacacatttctttttcagccacgTGTCTTGTGAGGCTTTAGCAAATCCAAATGTGAGACAATATGTTAAAATGAACAGGTGTCTCACATAAAGTGGGACACCTGGTCACTCTAAGTTAGTGGCTAAAATGTGGATGAGGGTCTTTGCCCCATGACTTGGTTCGGTTCTCAGGAGAAACATTAAAGGTTCAGGCGGGGATAGTTTCATGGTGCTGACAGAGAGAGCTGTCGTCAGGTAGTAATGTCCTGCGGACTGCAGTCACATCAGTGAGTCTGTGAGGCTTTACACAGATGTTAATTTTGGCCTGTTAACACGCTGATGTTATGCAGGTATAATGCTTAGCCAGCTCAACACTTTAGCTTGACATTTCAGAAAGTCAAGATGTGCAAAACACCACTAAACACAGTAGAACTCAAGCCGATGTCTATTACTTTTGAGGGCATTTAATTCATAAACCAAACTATTTGATAAGTATTGGCCCAACGATGATGAGAGTCAAAAAGCCAAAGGTTTaccaaaaacaatcaaattaaTCATCACAGATGGAAAGATTTAAAAGCACAAACTGAGCACAGTGTTAGTTCTGGAAGGCTGCTGAGCTGAACTCAGCCCACAGTCCTGGCAGATAACAGCCGACCTTAATATCAGCACACATTAGCTGACACTCTTCCGTGCATCCAACTGATAAATCTTGTATAGGGTGTCAAGTTcaagctgctttagcctgcccATGCAAGCCATCTTGCAACCCCAgcaatatttcttttcattctctcaCTGACTGAATTTATGTGACATTTGTTGTAACTGATGCCAGTTTTATTCTAATGTTCTTCCAACATTAGATTTTTCCCATGTGAGGGTGGGAACGCAgaggtcccagaacagagccACACGCCCAAATATAATCAAACAGCATATGGaaatattcttttcttttggctatttcttttttttttttgactgacaCATCAGTCTCATGCTGAAAACTTCAAGGATTGTCAAAGTCTTTTAAGATACCTCCTCTGAACATTGATATTACCATGGTGCTGGTGTGGCTAAAATGATTTTACATATTTCTCTGCCAAGCTTTCCTcagtcttctttcttttttttaagagcaaAAAAAGATATTGTTTTACcttaacactaaaaaaaaaaaaaaaaaaaaaaaaaaatcacctatcAAAGTCAGTTCTGGGAAAGTATGAAGCCGCATGCATTGTTTAACAGGAAGTGTTTTTTGTGAGGCGCACTGAATTTTGAGCagctagaaaaaaaagagttgtgtgGTGGTGGGCAGAAAAAGCACTCactaaaaataatagaaatgttGAAACATCTAAATATACTCCAGACAGTGAATCAGGCCAGTTACAAGGTCAAACCATCACATGACATGATTTTTGTTAGCTAGTATGATACAGGCTAGGGCGATACTGAggggggtggggttgggggtgggggccAGATTTGTTGAAGATTTCCAGTATttatcacattttaaatgtagTCATATTATGTAAGCTTTAAAGTCGACTTTCAAGTTTCAGAAATTACACATTTTGTGTCTGAAACAGTTTATTCCATTAATCGAGTCAGATAGGTACTGAAACTCACATGTAAACCTAATGTAAAAGTCTAAATTTGACTAAAAGAGGTCTGATAAGGAGTGAGACCTACCTGtttatatagaaaaaaaatccatccatggCATAAATTAGTATTTAATCAAATGcggtttaaaaaaatctaatagtTTATAACTACTTTGTTACAGCTGTATTGCTGTTATGAACCTGCAGTGCAGACTATTAGTGCATGCTTGAACATATAAGGCTGgctaaatataatttatatatttcaaCATAATATTAACCTGTCTGTCTTCAACATATAACTAGCAATGTGAGTAACATATTACTTATTGATCATATTTATACCGCACATTCAGACCAAACCATGAATTGTTTGATGAAATGCTTGGAAGAATTTATTGCTTGCCATTGATGCATCAGTTATTGTTGTTTCATCAACATAATTACTACGTTTTGTATGTACAAATTATTTAACTGTACTGTAGTGATTATAGCTGTTTATTAAGTGTTAATGCTGCTTATACATGGTGACGTGCCACCTGAAGGAGTCTCCTTTGAACGAGTTTCCTGTGAACAGCGAAATACAAAAGaattatatataatttctttgtaattagTTCCTCATAATTAATGAGGAACtcaaaaatgtagtttttttttcttagtcacATTCATTTTAGTCACTACATTATTAATGAATATGAGTTGTAATCAGTAGTCACTCCCTCCCACATTAGGTTTCCCAGAAGTTATAGTGAAAAGCTGTTATGCAATCAGGTGAATAACATATTTCAGTTGTATTTCGGTGCCTTCAGGAAATTTCTGTTCTGCTTTTCAGATTGTCCTTGGATGTTGCCAGCAGGCCTGTGGTCGGGATTTGTGTTGACCGCAATCGTGATTGTGTTACTTCTCATCCTCTGGAGAGCAAAGTGCAAATCGTACAGAGCAGGTGTGTACAACACGTCACTTGGAGGTGTGCGGTTGTGACTTTTTCTCACACTTTTGTTCTCATAATTGTATTAAGTGTTGCTGAAGAGGCGACAAAACAATGTGCACGTAAGCCCACCCACTGGCAGTAACGACTCATGCGTTTAGCCGCAATTGTGAGAGAGGGTTGGCTTTGAAGTCTTACAGTTGAAGGTCACCGCTTATCTCTCTCAAACATACCCTCCCACTGTTTCCTTGCAGTGTATTAATAACAAAACCTCAGTGAAAGGTAAAATTAAATTTGCAGACCGGATTTTGGCACGTCAGAGCTTGAGCTTGTTCGTGTAAAAAGAAGCGTCATTTCGCTTTTTCTTTTGCTAGAAAAGGAGGTGATCTAGTTCAGCTCtgacgattaaaaaaaataagccgTTAAGGCAGCTGTTAAAAAAGCTTAGTGAACATGACTGTCTTGATGGGGAAACCACATCCTGTATATATTCAGGCTGACACAGTTATTTGGTGTAATGTGACGCACACTTCGCGGGCAGCCAGCTCATACTGAGAAACAGGTCCTACGTCTGTGGCACAGTCACATAACTTATTGTTTTGGCTAACATTGTATTTCACTGACATTTGCTTTCCACAGAAACAATGTGCTAGTACTGGAAATCACTGAATTCACAGAATATAATTATTGTCTTTGAGAGCAAGTGTGCTGTTTTTGCTAATCTTACAAGAagacgtgtgtgtttgtgtgtgtgtgttatatcaGGGTTTTTACAGTCGTGTGGGCTACGTTTACAAATGATAAAGTTCGCTGCGAGGCTGATTCTCAGCCAATAAGAGTCTTTGGTTTATGTCTGTAGTTTCCACATATCCTGCACGTGAATATATCAAAGGCACAGTTCAACAGAAATTACTAAAATACAAGTTTCCTTTCTCATAGTCTCATAATATCCTGCCATTCAGgcagtttcagttttatctagTGAGGTTTTGAGATACATATCTTTAGGATTTTTACTATAGTAGACGATTTGAAGATAACGTATGTTGATTTGTTCAGCTCAAAGTTTTACCTTTtagtaatgattttttttttcttcacgttttttttttaatgtgatatgAATTGGAAGTTTGTCTCTGCtcagaagtgtttttttttcttattgttacTTACATTTGGAGTTTGAGTTTTGTCCTGTTTCAGGGTTATAGttctaatttttattattatgtttttaaaaatcttcCTTTTAATCCACTTTAGCTTTTTATTTCCAGAGAGTCTTTGTTTACTTCATTGTAGTTATTCTCAATGAAGTttatattgtttaaaaatagcTTGTATTAGTTTttagtgttagttttagtttctttttgttCTAAAATGGTCAGTATTAGTCAGGGGTACACTTCAGAGCAGGTATTAGAGCACAGGCAGTAGTCTCACAGTCATGTAGAAACCCCCAGTCTCACTAAACATGTCTCCTCAGGCTGGTTGTGTTGACAAAGTTGGCAAAAACCAAAAGCAGACAGATGTCATAATAGCTTCTTTTTTCctgaggtcatttttttttctcagttaccTTAAATAATGTGTTTATGACACATTTTCAGGAACTATAACATATATCTTGGTTTGTTTGCTGGTATTGCAGTATACGGTGAGGTAACAGACTCAAAAAGCTGACCCAGAACACGAGCAGAGTACATTTACACAGATGATCAAAAGATAGTGAAGGGACACAATGCCAGTACTCTAGTGGCCAGTGgctggtgtgtgtttgcttgacccgctgaattttttttggtttgggaGAGATTGTGGTGCCACCTAACGGCCAACTAGTGCAATTATGTTATGGGTTTTGAAATCTGTGAGCACGAGGTTGaaaagtattatttttttcttgtgtttcatGGTGTCTGTATCACAGCTCGGTCCAGCATTTGTATTACTCCGGTGGCTGTGGTTCCCATTCCAGCTGACACTCCTACAGAGCTGCCTTCTCACTGCCAAGAGACCTGCAAATTCCCAATTTTTAACCCAGGTGAAGAATCGCTTAATACACTCCagattttcatattttgtttttgtatttttatgccatttaaataaaatgtgtctgAAAGGTTCTCAAACAGAAGAACATAAATTTGAAATTAAATCATAaactaaaattaatttattttaccaACAGACAAAATGTTATTTGTCCAAATATTGAAAGCACTCATTATGAAATACCAGAAATGTACcagaaatgtaaatgtgaatAAGTCTCCAACCATCTCAAATTAATTCAACACTTTGGTGAGCCTGTGGAAGTTTAGACTGTGTATTTAAACAGGACTCATCTATATTCTATGCATGCTTTTTTATAGCCCATTAAGCCTGAAATACATCACAGctcacaaaatgcaaaaccctGTTTCTTGTGAAGGATAATCACACTTAATATTGATTTTATCATCCTCCTCAGATGATTCTCCGGTCATTTGCAGCATACAGGACAGCCTTCCTATAACTCCATTGAAGGCTTCAGTTTCGTTCGCTGAATCCACTCAGACGAATGGAAATGCAGATTACTGCACCAGCCACTTCTTCAGGTCGTACTCTGAGCCACAGGAGGACGAGTACTGTGGGACATAATCCAATATAACGGCAAACGTACTGGAGCTCAGTGTGCCTCTCTGGATTGGAGAGAATCCGAATATTTTTAAGACCTTAATAATAAAACTTTTTCTACCAAAAAGAAAGAGTTCTCTTTACAGGCCTTGAAGATTATTTGCTGCCCCCTGCAGGACGCTCGTGGGAATTTCatcaaaatgtgaaatttctgtcaTACGCACAAAAATTAGCAGCTGaaaaaacactgctgctgctctgtactTGATGTGAATTCATCTCAACTTCACAAGAGGAATCAGCAGACTGCGCAGTCTTCAGCTTCACAGCTGTGTCCTGTTTTCAGGAAAACTGAATTCTTATTTTTACAACAATCCCataaaaaagactgaaacaaatTAAGCAAAGGTAGTGAACAGAGCCTGGTATATCCTACGTCTTTAgagtctaataaaaaaaaaaacatatcaatGAGCCAAAGTGATGCAGTATCGACATCCTCTTCTATCATCCATCATTCTGCTGCTGTTAGGTGTATTTTTCTGGAGAAAATATAGCCCCAAAAAGCAGTTTAAAGACACTTCAATAATATTTTAAGAAAACAGATGTAAGAtaccttttctgtttttaaaagatgcTTTATGGGAGCAAATAATTTAATTGCTGATCTGATAGTGAGGTCAGAAAATCAGAATTCTTTGCATTTTTCCTTGCATATGTTAGAAAAAATACTGCTAGCCTGATCCTTTTAATGTAAACTGTATGTTTTGAGTTATATGTCTAATTTAACTTATACTGTTAGAACATTTGCCAGTAATTCAGGTTTGaatgttttgtatttgtaaaCCATTATAATATGTGTAAACACACTGATGCAAGTTGTCCTTTTTTGCCATGTAGCACACAGCAAAAAATAGTCTGCTTCAGATGAGTTTGCACCACTGTAAACTGCTGGGTTTAGAAGAGAGAAGTGATAAGAGAACAAGAGCAGGACGCAGAACTCATGGTGCCTACTCTTAAACAGCGAATGCACCGCATATTTAGGTGTTCTGTCACATGGCTGCAATCCAGCATCACACAGACTTCGAACCACAGAGCTGGAGGTTAAAGTCCGGCTAATGGTCTTTAACCTCCTGCTTTTTGGTCATTTGTTCTGTTACCAAGTCTGTCCAGGGTTGCAGGGcgtgtgtgaaaatggctttagATGCAAAGCAGCAATAAccccacccaacacacacacacacaaaaatttgTATAATTtaagacaaaggagaaaaacacaATAGATATATGACTTGTTTATAACATTGTGCAATATAGCTAAACAAGTTGAGAATGTTTAAAGTCACTCTGCTCTACTGGTCTCTTCTTTGTCTCAGAACAAACAGAACAGGTTTTTTCAAAATATTCTTGATTATAATAAAATTCTATAAACATGACTCCTGTAGTggctacttttttcttttttttttttataggagtATTCACTGTAAAACATTTTCCAGTGACTTCAATCAGCCTTCTTGAAGACTTGCTTGGCTACGATGCCTTGAACCCTCATCTCCTGCAGAGAGGAGgtggaaaagagaaaacatgagGTGAGAGGCTGTAAATGAATAATGAGAATCAGCAAGAACATCTGGCACATCAAAGAAGAGCACAAAACTGCGATTGTATccataacacccccccccccccccacacacacacacacacacacacatacacacaacccCCTTCTCATCCTTTGACCTCATAATCCGTCTTCCACTTTTTCACCATCTATTCATCTGCTCTTTTCAGCCCGCTCCCAccttctcctccacctcttcattAGTCCCTCAGTATTCCCTTCCCCTGCTTTGTGTAACCTCTAAAACCCACCATTTTAAGTCTTGATCCTGGCTGGCATTTCTTTCCCAATTCTCTCCCAAGTTTAGCATCAACACCACATTGTTTTCTCCTGACTACAACAAAGGTATTAAAAAACCTTGTGAGCGCTTTTTTAGTGGAAGAATGCGGATTGTTTGAAAACGTAACCAGCAATGAAAGATAAGCTATGAGCTTTGACTGTTTTAGAACAAAAGTGCCACTGAGCTCCTGCAGCACTTCATAAAGACGAGCATTCAGGGCTCCTCTGCCTCTTTTGTGTGTGCGCTCCTTTGTCAGGTCATAGAGTTTTCCCCTTTAGGCACATAAAAATTCCACAGACCTCTTAATAATAACCTCTCTTCAAAAAGACGGTAACACAATTAGGCAATGAATAACTTCCAAAACTTGCCTTATTTGCATACCCTCCCTCATTTAGCATATCAATTTCTTCATCACTTCCCTTTATGCTTTCATTTTCCTTGTTCCGTCTCCCCCTCCCTTGCTTTTCCTCTGCACTGGCCTCTTCTTCCCCTCATTTTACTCCAACCATGCACCCTTACCAAATGCAGCTTGTCACCCTCCAGCCAGTGCGTCCAGCCTCGTCCCTCTTTCTCGCCTCGCTGTACACAAACCAGCTTGTCTCCTTCCCAATCCACTGTAGTCTGTGTGTGACATTAGCATGTGATGTAGCTCCCACATTCAACCATACAGACACAAGAAACTTTGTGCAGTGCAAAAAAGGTGAGACTCCTACAGCGGTGCATGGAAGGTCGCAAACCCTTTAAAATGTACTAAATCTTTTCAGAGACGTGACCAAACAATCATCAGATTATGCAAGcagatttgaatttaaaaataatatagaTTAGTTGGTCATTTATACACTGAAAAAAGTATCCAAAATTAGATCTCTGAATGGAAAAATTATGTAAACCTTTGCATCTTTTGTGTCCTGTGACT
This window of the Archocentrus centrarchus isolate MPI-CPG fArcCen1 chromosome 16, fArcCen1, whole genome shotgun sequence genome carries:
- the LOC115794526 gene encoding tumor necrosis factor receptor superfamily member 5; translation: MDCKNNEYENNGRCCDRCEAGQYMKAECDGTKKTECATCEHGTYTASQNHLIKCRPCKECSPSNHQQLLTPCSAKNDTVCECLPGFYCESVACDHCRPMHRCQLGEGVKIPASTTSDVICAPCEKGTFSNVTDFQSPCRPHTRCEDYGRVLKIPGTNKTDAVCGDFKSYCPWMLPAGLWSGFVLTAIVIVLLLILWRAKCKSYRAARSSICITPVAVVPIPADTPTELPSHCQETCKFPIFNPDDSPVICSIQDSLPITPLKASVSFAESTQTNGNADYCTSHFFRSYSEPQEDEYCGT